In the Gammaproteobacteria bacterium genome, ATATGGAGATCGGCGACGACTACGTCCTCGGCGTCTGGACCGACGAACTGGACGTTCAGTACGTCCGCATGTACCGGATCAACAAGTAGTCGGGGTCACCCGATCGCGGGGGAGCCCTCCTCTCCCGTCCGGATCCGGTAGCACTCCGCAAGTTCCAGCACGAAGATCACACCGTCGCCGATGTTCCCCGTGCGCGCTCCCTTGATGATCGCCTGCCTGGTCCGTTCCAGGAAATTGTCGTTCACGGCGATCTCGAAGCGCACCTTCTTGCGGAGCCTCACCTCGAAG is a window encoding:
- a CDS encoding transcriptional regulator, which encodes FEVRLRKKVRFEIAVNDNFLERTRQAIIKGARTGNIGDGVIFVLELAECYRIRTGEEGSPAIG